Proteins encoded within one genomic window of Bacillus sp. 1NLA3E:
- a CDS encoding electron transfer flavoprotein subunit alpha/FixB family protein — translation MSRKVLVLGEAREGTLRNVSFEAIAAAKTVSEGGEVVGVLIGDAVSGLGEELIQNGADRVVVVEDVQLKQYTSDGFTQALMAIVDAESPEGIIFGHTALGKDLAPRIAGKLSLGLISDVTGVEEAGGNIVFTRPIYSGKAFEKKVVVDGIIFATVRPNNIAPLEKDESRTGEVASISVEIKNLRAIIKEVVRKASEGVDLSEAKVVIAGGRGVKSEDGFEPLKELANVLGGAVGASRGACDAEYCDYSLQIGQTGKVVTPDLYIACGISGAIQHLAGMSNSKIIVAINKDSEANIFKVADYGIVGDLFDVVPLLTEEFKKLKVLS, via the coding sequence ATGTCAAGAAAAGTACTTGTATTAGGGGAAGCGCGCGAAGGCACATTACGTAATGTTTCCTTTGAAGCCATTGCAGCTGCAAAAACAGTATCAGAAGGCGGAGAAGTTGTAGGTGTTTTAATTGGAGATGCAGTAAGTGGTTTAGGAGAAGAACTTATTCAAAATGGTGCTGATAGAGTTGTAGTGGTTGAAGATGTTCAATTAAAACAATATACATCAGACGGTTTTACTCAAGCATTGATGGCAATTGTTGATGCAGAATCTCCTGAAGGAATTATATTTGGACATACTGCATTAGGAAAAGACCTTGCTCCAAGAATAGCTGGTAAGCTGTCTTTAGGATTAATTTCCGATGTAACTGGTGTGGAGGAAGCTGGTGGAAACATCGTATTCACTCGACCAATTTATTCAGGAAAAGCATTTGAAAAGAAAGTGGTTGTTGATGGAATTATTTTTGCCACAGTTCGTCCAAATAATATTGCTCCTTTAGAAAAGGACGAGTCTAGAACAGGTGAAGTAGCTTCAATCTCAGTTGAAATAAAAAATTTAAGAGCCATCATTAAAGAGGTTGTCCGAAAAGCAAGTGAAGGCGTAGACCTTTCTGAAGCAAAAGTAGTCATTGCTGGAGGACGTGGGGTAAAAAGTGAAGATGGTTTTGAACCTTTAAAAGAATTAGCTAATGTTCTTGGGGGAGCAGTTGGTGCATCTCGCGGAGCTTGTGATGCAGAGTACTGTGATTATTCCTTACAAATTGGACAAACAGGTAAAGTTGTAACACCTGATTTGTACATCGCATGTGGTATTTCAGGTGCGATTCAACACTTAGCTGGAATGTCAAACTCTAAAATAATTGTAGCTATAAATAAAGATTCAGAAGCAAACATTTTCAAAGTGGCCGATTATGGGATTGTCGGAGATCTTTTTGATGTTGTGCCACTATTGACCGAAGAATTTAAAAAATTAAAAGTTCTTTCTTAA
- a CDS encoding electron transfer flavoprotein subunit beta/FixA family protein, translated as MKIFVLMKRTFDTEEKITISGGKINEDGAEFIINPYDEFAIEEAIQVRDANSGEVIVVSVGNEESEKQLRTALAMGADKAVLINTEDDVEAADQYTTAKIIAEYLKDKEADLVIAGNVAIDGGSGQVGPRVAELLEIPYVTTITKLTIDGSNATVVRDVEGDSEVIETTLPLLVTAQQGLNEPRYPSLPGIMKAKKKPLEELELDDLDLDEDDVEAKTKTIEIYLPAQKEAGKILSGDLQDQVKELVHLLHTEAKVV; from the coding sequence TTGAAAATTTTTGTATTGATGAAAAGAACATTCGATACTGAAGAGAAGATTACCATTTCCGGTGGCAAGATTAATGAAGATGGTGCTGAATTTATCATTAATCCATACGATGAGTTCGCAATTGAGGAAGCAATTCAAGTGCGTGACGCAAATAGTGGGGAAGTGATCGTGGTTTCTGTCGGAAATGAAGAAAGTGAAAAACAATTGCGTACTGCTTTAGCAATGGGTGCAGATAAAGCAGTATTAATTAATACTGAGGATGATGTAGAAGCAGCTGATCAATATACTACTGCAAAAATAATCGCTGAATATTTAAAAGATAAAGAAGCTGATTTGGTTATTGCAGGAAATGTGGCGATTGATGGTGGATCTGGCCAAGTAGGTCCCCGTGTAGCAGAATTACTAGAGATTCCATATGTAACAACTATTACAAAGCTAACAATCGATGGTAGTAACGCTACAGTTGTCCGTGATGTTGAAGGAGATTCAGAAGTCATTGAAACAACATTGCCATTACTTGTAACAGCACAACAAGGGTTAAATGAACCACGTTATCCTTCATTACCAGGAATTATGAAAGCAAAGAAAAAGCCTCTTGAAGAGTTAGAGCTAGATGATTTAGATCTTGACGAGGATGATGTTGAAGCGAAAACAAAAACAATTGAAATCTATTTGCCGGCTCAAAAAGAGGCAGGTAAAATCCTTTCTGGTGATTTGCAAGATCAAGTGAAAGAGCTTGTTCACTTGCTACATACAGAAGCGAAGGTAGTTTGA
- a CDS encoding enoyl-CoA hydratase, giving the protein MDYLKWSSQDLVGTITLGNAPANALSSKVLKELSGLLDEIEHDDNVRVVLIQGEGRFFSAGADIKEFTTIENGEQFSNLARLGQNLFERIENFPKPIIAAVHGAALGGGLELAMACHFRLVSEKAKFGLPELSLGLIPGFAGSQRLPRLVGTARAAEMLLTSVPISGEEAVKVGLANHAYPESELFKNALNMAKQISKKSPVSLKAILELLSFTKTNEFHAGVEREAVLFGAQFESADGQEGISAFIEKREPNFVGK; this is encoded by the coding sequence TTGGATTATTTGAAGTGGTCCTCCCAGGATTTGGTAGGAACAATCACTCTAGGAAATGCCCCAGCAAATGCCCTTTCTTCTAAAGTATTAAAGGAATTATCAGGACTTTTGGATGAAATTGAGCATGATGATAACGTTAGGGTAGTTTTAATTCAAGGGGAAGGACGATTCTTTTCAGCTGGCGCAGATATTAAGGAGTTCACCACGATTGAGAATGGGGAACAATTTAGTAATTTAGCCCGTCTAGGTCAAAATTTATTTGAACGCATCGAGAATTTTCCAAAGCCCATTATAGCTGCAGTTCATGGTGCCGCACTCGGTGGAGGCTTAGAACTTGCTATGGCCTGTCATTTCCGACTAGTTAGTGAAAAGGCGAAATTTGGATTACCGGAATTATCGCTCGGTTTAATCCCTGGATTCGCAGGAAGTCAGCGTTTACCACGTTTAGTAGGTACAGCAAGAGCGGCAGAGATGTTGTTAACAAGTGTACCAATTAGTGGGGAAGAAGCTGTGAAAGTTGGATTAGCAAATCATGCTTATCCAGAAAGCGAACTTTTCAAAAACGCTTTAAACATGGCTAAACAAATCTCTAAGAAAAGTCCAGTTTCACTTAAAGCAATCTTAGAGTTGTTAAGTTTTACAAAAACTAATGAGTTTCATGCTGGAGTTGAGCGTGAGGCAGTCTTATTTGGAGCGCAATTCGAATCTGCTGATGGTCAAGAGGGCATTTCAGCATTTATTGAAAAAAGGGAACCAAATTTCGTTGGTAAATAA
- a CDS encoding TetR/AcrR family transcriptional regulator, producing the protein MKKDRPKYRQIIDAAVVVIAQNGYHQAQVAKIAKQAGVADGTIYLYFKNKEDILISLFEEKMGNFVENIQSKIAGFNTAAEKLLVMVETHFEMLSNDHHLAIVTQLELRQSSIELRLKINDVLKGYLKVVDQILQEGIENGEFPENLDVRLTRQMIFGTIDEMITTWVMNEERYDLTALAPKVHQLLLNGCGKH; encoded by the coding sequence ATGAAAAAGGACAGACCAAAATACCGTCAAATTATAGATGCTGCTGTTGTTGTAATCGCGCAAAACGGCTACCACCAAGCACAAGTAGCCAAAATTGCCAAACAAGCAGGGGTAGCTGACGGTACAATTTATCTATATTTTAAAAATAAAGAAGATATCCTGATCTCTCTGTTTGAGGAAAAAATGGGGAATTTTGTAGAAAATATTCAGTCGAAAATAGCAGGATTTAATACAGCGGCAGAGAAATTATTAGTAATGGTCGAAACCCATTTTGAAATGCTATCAAATGACCACCACCTTGCGATTGTTACACAATTAGAACTAAGACAATCAAGTATTGAGCTACGACTTAAGATCAATGATGTTCTGAAGGGCTATTTAAAGGTTGTTGATCAAATATTGCAAGAAGGAATAGAAAATGGCGAATTCCCGGAAAACCTTGATGTCCGGCTAACTCGTCAAATGATATTCGGCACAATAGATGAAATGATTACAACCTGGGTAATGAATGAAGAAAGATATGATTTAACCGCTTTAGCTCCTAAAGTTCACCAATTGTTGCTCAATGGATGTGGAAAACACTAG
- a CDS encoding transposase, with the protein MGDQRQSYSEQFKKETVKFAQEQQQKKTMRDIADELKVPLSCLHDWMTKYRQFEYEPLAVEERIKKLEQELKEKERELKEKDKKLAVTEEELAIVKKAVHIFSRPRT; encoded by the coding sequence ATGGGTGACCAACGTCAGAGTTATAGTGAACAATTTAAAAAAGAAACAGTTAAGTTTGCACAAGAACAACAACAAAAAAAGACTATGAGAGATATTGCGGATGAGTTAAAAGTTCCGCTTAGCTGCCTACATGACTGGATGACAAAATATCGTCAATTTGAATATGAACCTTTGGCGGTTGAAGAACGAATAAAAAAGCTAGAACAAGAATTGAAAGAAAAAGAACGTGAATTAAAGGAAAAAGACAAAAAGTTAGCTGTCACAGAAGAAGAATTGGCCATTGTAAAAAAGGCGGTGCACATCTTCAGCAGACCAAGAACATGA
- a CDS encoding IS3 family transposase has translation MRFQFIEDHRSEFSVVKMCKVLEVSTSGYFKWRNHKPSQQGVQRERIKERIVHYYNDSDSVYGSPKITKLLLKEGYNITERTVSIYMKELGLRSCVSKKFKVCTTNSNHEYPVAPNRLNQEFTTTAPNKVWVVDITYIPCREGRLYLATVLDLYTREIVGWRLYGHLETQLVLDALEDAYKLRNPEKGLLHHSDRGSQYASKDYRERLEEYKMEASMSRTGNCYDNACAESFFSLVKKELLRGRKFQTKDQAYTEIYRYIEFFYNRKRIHSSIGYVSPVQYSQQYCRGRLNKG, from the coding sequence ATGAGGTTTCAATTCATTGAAGACCATCGCTCGGAGTTCTCGGTGGTGAAGATGTGTAAAGTGTTAGAGGTATCCACGAGCGGTTATTTCAAATGGAGAAATCATAAACCGAGTCAACAAGGAGTACAAAGGGAACGGATTAAAGAACGTATTGTACACTATTATAATGATTCCGACAGTGTATATGGTAGTCCGAAAATTACTAAGTTATTACTAAAAGAAGGATATAATATCACGGAAAGAACAGTTAGTATTTACATGAAGGAACTAGGTTTACGATCTTGTGTTTCCAAGAAATTTAAAGTTTGTACAACAAATTCGAATCATGAATACCCTGTAGCACCTAATAGATTAAATCAAGAATTCACTACAACAGCACCAAACAAGGTATGGGTAGTAGATATCACTTATATTCCTTGTCGGGAAGGACGCTTATATTTAGCTACTGTACTTGACCTGTACACTCGAGAAATAGTAGGTTGGCGCCTTTATGGACATCTGGAAACTCAATTAGTTCTTGATGCTTTAGAAGACGCTTATAAGTTAAGAAATCCAGAAAAAGGTTTGCTTCACCACTCAGACCGTGGGTCTCAGTATGCATCTAAGGATTACCGGGAAAGACTTGAGGAATATAAAATGGAGGCGAGCATGAGTCGTACAGGAAACTGTTATGATAATGCTTGTGCAGAATCCTTCTTTAGTCTGGTTAAAAAAGAATTATTAAGAGGTAGAAAATTTCAAACTAAAGATCAAGCTTACACCGAGATTTATCGTTACATTGAATTTTTCTATAACCGTAAAAGAATTCATAGTTCAATTGGATATGTATCACCAGTGCAGTATTCACAACAATACTGCAGGGGAAGGCTTAATAAAGGGTAG
- a CDS encoding long-chain-fatty-acid--CoA ligase produces the protein MVEQKPWLKHYPDEIPAALTYDEKPLHFYLKQAATEFPNKIAIHFLGKEMTYKKLYHETLKLASYFQKIGIEKGDRIAIMLPNTPQSVIGYFAVLMVGGIVVQTNPLYTERELEYQMKDSGAKVIICLDILFPRVAKVMRKTDLKHIVVTAIKDYLPFPKNLIYPFLQKKQYGMVVKVNHEGNHHLFTEILKGPVDTLNFPEIDFEEDLALLQYTGGTTGFPKGVMLTHKNLAANTLMCSAWLYKCRRGEETVLGILPFFHVYGMTTVLLLTIMEANKMVLLPKFDVDLVLHTIEKQRPTLFPGAPTIYIGLLNHPKIKQFDLSSIDSCLSGSAPLPVEIQQKFEEVTGGKLVEGYGLTEASPVTHANFLWDRPRIKGSIGVPWPDTDVAILSLETGEPLPPGEMGEIAVKGPQVMKGYWNRPEDTEQSIRNGWLLTGDLGYMDAEGYFFVVDRKKDMIIAGGYNIYPREIEEVLYEHEEIVEVVAAGIPDLYRGETVKVYVVLKEGATVTKEELDKFVRKHLAAYKVPRIYEFRTELPKTAVGKILRRTLVEEERKRVEEEKEKHA, from the coding sequence ATGGTTGAGCAAAAACCTTGGCTAAAACACTATCCTGATGAAATTCCTGCTGCCCTCACTTACGATGAAAAACCACTCCACTTCTATTTAAAACAAGCCGCTACTGAATTTCCTAATAAGATTGCTATTCATTTTTTGGGCAAAGAAATGACTTATAAGAAGCTTTATCATGAAACCTTGAAATTAGCTAGTTATTTTCAAAAAATTGGTATTGAAAAAGGGGATCGAATAGCCATAATGCTCCCCAATACTCCCCAATCTGTTATTGGCTATTTTGCTGTTCTGATGGTTGGTGGGATTGTCGTTCAAACCAACCCACTTTACACAGAACGAGAATTAGAATACCAAATGAAGGATTCTGGAGCAAAAGTTATCATTTGCCTAGACATCCTGTTTCCTCGAGTTGCAAAAGTCATGCGAAAAACTGACCTAAAACACATTGTTGTAACCGCTATCAAAGACTACCTCCCTTTTCCAAAAAACCTCATCTATCCATTCTTGCAAAAGAAACAATACGGAATGGTTGTCAAAGTTAATCATGAAGGAAACCATCATTTATTTACGGAAATTTTAAAAGGACCAGTTGACACGTTAAATTTCCCTGAAATTGATTTTGAAGAAGATTTAGCACTGCTCCAATACACGGGTGGAACGACGGGCTTCCCTAAGGGGGTTATGTTGACTCACAAAAATTTGGCAGCCAATACGCTGATGTGTAGTGCATGGCTGTATAAGTGTAGACGTGGAGAAGAAACGGTACTAGGCATTTTACCATTCTTTCATGTGTATGGAATGACTACGGTGCTACTATTAACCATTATGGAAGCAAACAAAATGGTATTGTTACCAAAATTTGATGTTGATTTGGTGTTACACACCATTGAAAAACAGCGACCAACGCTATTTCCAGGTGCTCCTACCATCTATATTGGACTTTTAAACCATCCAAAAATAAAACAATTTGATCTATCCTCGATTGATTCCTGTTTAAGCGGGTCAGCGCCACTACCAGTCGAGATCCAACAGAAATTCGAAGAAGTAACAGGGGGAAAACTCGTAGAAGGATACGGTTTGACAGAAGCCTCACCCGTAACTCATGCGAATTTTCTTTGGGACCGTCCAAGAATTAAAGGAAGTATCGGCGTACCTTGGCCTGACACGGATGTCGCTATTTTATCACTCGAAACAGGGGAACCTCTTCCACCTGGTGAAATGGGGGAAATAGCAGTTAAAGGTCCTCAAGTGATGAAAGGCTACTGGAATCGTCCAGAAGATACAGAACAATCAATCCGTAATGGCTGGCTATTAACCGGTGATTTAGGCTATATGGATGCAGAGGGGTACTTCTTTGTTGTGGATCGTAAGAAGGATATGATTATTGCGGGAGGTTATAACATTTACCCTCGGGAAATTGAAGAAGTATTATATGAACATGAAGAAATAGTGGAAGTTGTTGCTGCCGGTATCCCTGACCTATATCGTGGTGAAACCGTTAAAGTGTATGTGGTTTTAAAAGAAGGGGCAACCGTTACAAAAGAAGAACTTGATAAATTTGTCCGAAAACACTTGGCTGCTTACAAGGTTCCTAGAATATATGAGTTTAGAACCGAGCTCCCAAAAACCGCGGTGGGAAAAATTCTCAGAAGGACATTAGTAGAAGAAGAGAGAAAAAGAGTAGAAGAAGAAAAGGAAAAACATGCTTAA
- a CDS encoding DUF350 domain-containing protein, which translates to MNQFWENEFVQTAAYYSVVILCLVVFLAIFELVTKYKNWEEIKKGNIAVAMATAGKIFGIANIFAHSISRHDSLTTMIGWGIFGFFLLLIGYFIFEFLTPKFKIDEEILNDNRAVGLIAMVISIGLSFVIGAGIP; encoded by the coding sequence ATGAACCAATTTTGGGAAAATGAGTTTGTTCAAACAGCTGCCTATTACAGTGTAGTCATTCTCTGTTTAGTTGTTTTTTTAGCGATTTTCGAGCTTGTCACAAAATATAAAAACTGGGAGGAAATCAAAAAAGGAAATATTGCGGTGGCGATGGCAACAGCGGGAAAGATTTTTGGAATTGCTAATATTTTTGCGCATTCAATTTCTAGGCATGATTCGTTGACGACGATGATTGGTTGGGGGATCTTTGGTTTTTTCCTTTTGTTAATCGGTTATTTTATTTTTGAATTTTTGACGCCAAAATTTAAAATTGATGAAGAAATTCTAAATGATAATCGGGCAGTCGGTTTAATTGCAATGGTTATTTCTATTGGTTTATCCTTTGTAATTGGTGCAGGTATTCCATAA
- a CDS encoding endonuclease MutS2, with the protein MQERVMRVLEFDKIKEQLLEHVSSSLGRDKGQKLLPSSNFEEVVRWQEETDEAANVFRLKGNIPLGGIFDIRAHIKRAAIGGMLSSNELMQVASTVHVSRQMKRFIEDVAEEDVSIPILVEFSEQIIVLAELEQSIKMAIDDNGEVLDGASATLRSLRHQLRSKEARVREKLDSMIRSSNAQKMLSDALITIRNDRFVLPVKQEYRSHYGGIIHDQSSSGQTLFIEPQSIVELNNELQGIRLKEEQEIQRILIELTAHVAEYQEDLATVVVVLTELDFMFAKARYAKRIKASKPTMNHEGRIFLNKARHPLIPIDEVVANDITIGIDFSTIVITGPNTGGKTVTLKTVGLCTLMAQAGLQVPAFDGSEMAVFDEVYADIGDEQSIEQSLSTFSSHMVNIVDILKKVDSNSLVLFDELGAGTDPQEGAALAISILDEVYKRSAKVIATTHYPELKAYGYNREGVSNASVEFDVETLSPTYKLLIGVPGRSNAFEISRKLGLDESVIENARSHVSADTNQIENMISSLEASRRQAEIEQEETNELLRNAEKLHDNLQKEMIAFYDRKDQMFEKAEDEALEIVEKAKSEAEGVIRDLRKMRIEKQAEVKEHELIDAKKRLEAAAPTKTVKRSPVKQATKKHSFTAGDEVKVVSFGQKGLLINKTSDHGWQVQIGILKMKVEEEDLIYIGSPAPQEKRHLATVRGKEYHVSLELDLRGERFENALMRVEKYIDDALLASYPRVSIIHGKGTGALRQGVQDYLKNHRSVKKIRLGEAGEGGTGVTIVEFK; encoded by the coding sequence ATGCAGGAAAGAGTAATGAGAGTATTAGAATTTGATAAAATAAAAGAGCAATTGCTTGAGCACGTTTCCTCTTCATTAGGAAGAGATAAAGGGCAAAAATTATTACCATCCTCCAATTTTGAAGAGGTTGTAAGATGGCAGGAGGAAACAGACGAAGCCGCTAACGTCTTCCGTTTAAAGGGGAATATTCCACTTGGAGGAATATTCGATATCCGGGCTCATATCAAACGGGCAGCAATCGGAGGAATGTTGAGTTCGAATGAATTAATGCAAGTGGCTAGTACTGTTCACGTCAGTAGACAAATGAAGCGGTTTATTGAAGACGTTGCCGAGGAAGATGTTTCGATTCCGATTTTAGTCGAGTTTTCAGAGCAAATCATTGTGTTGGCAGAGTTAGAGCAATCAATTAAAATGGCGATTGATGATAATGGGGAAGTGTTAGATGGTGCAAGTGCCACGCTTCGCTCATTACGGCATCAGCTCCGCTCAAAGGAAGCGCGAGTCCGTGAAAAACTGGATAGCATGATTCGGTCCTCAAATGCACAGAAAATGTTATCAGATGCACTTATCACCATCAGAAATGATCGATTTGTACTCCCAGTCAAACAAGAATATCGCAGCCATTATGGTGGAATCATTCATGATCAAAGTTCATCCGGACAAACATTGTTCATCGAGCCACAATCAATTGTTGAATTAAATAATGAGCTTCAGGGAATTCGCTTAAAAGAGGAGCAGGAAATACAGCGGATTTTAATTGAGCTAACTGCTCATGTCGCGGAGTATCAGGAAGACCTTGCAACGGTCGTTGTGGTTTTAACTGAGCTTGATTTCATGTTTGCAAAGGCCCGTTATGCAAAAAGGATTAAAGCATCCAAACCGACGATGAATCATGAGGGAAGAATTTTTCTGAATAAAGCGCGTCATCCATTAATTCCGATTGATGAAGTCGTTGCAAATGATATCACAATCGGGATTGATTTTTCGACGATTGTCATTACTGGTCCTAATACCGGTGGGAAAACGGTCACCTTAAAAACAGTTGGCCTTTGCACGTTAATGGCACAGGCTGGTTTGCAGGTTCCAGCGTTTGACGGGTCGGAGATGGCTGTATTTGATGAAGTATACGCAGATATCGGCGATGAACAGTCAATTGAACAAAGCTTAAGTACATTTTCTTCGCATATGGTGAATATTGTTGATATTCTAAAAAAGGTAGACTCTAACAGTCTTGTGCTGTTTGACGAACTTGGTGCCGGAACAGACCCTCAAGAAGGAGCAGCCCTTGCTATTTCTATTTTGGATGAGGTGTATAAACGAAGCGCCAAGGTCATTGCGACTACTCACTATCCCGAATTAAAGGCATATGGTTATAATCGTGAAGGGGTAAGTAACGCTAGTGTCGAATTTGATGTTGAAACCTTAAGTCCGACTTATAAACTGTTAATTGGTGTGCCAGGTCGGAGCAATGCTTTCGAAATTTCCCGAAAACTGGGACTGGATGAAAGTGTAATAGAAAATGCACGTTCTCATGTAAGTGCAGATACAAATCAAATAGAAAACATGATTTCATCGCTAGAAGCAAGTAGGCGCCAGGCGGAAATCGAACAGGAAGAAACGAATGAACTGCTGCGGAACGCTGAAAAGCTTCATGATAATTTACAAAAAGAGATGATCGCATTTTATGATCGCAAGGATCAAATGTTTGAAAAGGCAGAAGATGAAGCATTAGAAATCGTTGAAAAGGCGAAGTCCGAGGCTGAAGGAGTTATTCGCGATTTAAGAAAAATGAGGATTGAGAAGCAGGCTGAGGTAAAGGAACATGAACTAATTGATGCAAAAAAACGCTTGGAGGCAGCAGCACCTACTAAAACTGTAAAAAGGTCCCCGGTAAAACAAGCTACGAAAAAGCATTCCTTTACTGCGGGTGATGAGGTAAAAGTGGTGAGTTTCGGCCAAAAAGGATTGCTCATTAATAAAACATCTGATCACGGATGGCAAGTGCAAATCGGTATATTAAAAATGAAGGTGGAAGAGGAAGATTTAATATATATTGGTAGTCCTGCACCACAAGAGAAGCGCCATTTGGCGACAGTGAGAGGCAAGGAATATCATGTCAGCCTTGAACTTGATTTGCGTGGCGAGCGGTTTGAAAATGCTTTGATGAGGGTTGAAAAATATATAGACGATGCTTTACTTGCTTCATACCCAAGGGTATCAATAATCCATGGTAAGGGAACTGGGGCGTTAAGACAAGGGGTTCAAGATTATTTGAAAAACCATCGTTCCGTAAAAAAAATACGGTTGGGTGAAGCTGGTGAGGGTGGAACCGGTGTAACCATTGTTGAATTTAAATAA
- the polX gene encoding DNA polymerase/3'-5' exonuclease PolX has protein sequence MEANKKDVIRLLETIAVYMELKGENSFKISAFRKAASALETDNRSLLEIPDFTTLTGIGKGTASVIEEYIQTAHSTVLKGLKEEVPAGLIPLLQLPGLGGKKIAKLYKELAIENAADLELACREGKVQGLAGFGKKTEEKILASILQVGTRPDRFPIAVVIPIAEAIEAALANFDKVEKYSRAGSLRRMRETVKDLDFIIATNDPNRIKEQLLNLPNIKEIIAAGNTKVSLTFALSYAISVDFRIVSPEQYASTLLHFTGSKDHNVKMRQLAKERGEKISEYGVENIETGEILTFENEPEFYQHFGLPFIPPEIREDGNEVDNFSDEARLITLKDIKGDLHMHSTWSDGAYSIEEMVEACRSRGYQYMAITDHSQYLKVANGLTAVRLRQQREEIKRLNEKYSDFTVLAGVEMDILPDGTLDYDDELLAEMDLVIASIHSAFSQPKEKIMERLKAALLNAHVDIIAHPTGRIIGRREGYEVDIDMLIELAKETNTALELNANPNRLDLKPEYLRRAQEAGVMLVINTDAHKIDTLAHMEIGVAVATKGWIEKSSVLNALDKEELIAFLKRRDLT, from the coding sequence ATCGAAGCAAATAAAAAAGATGTCATTCGTTTATTGGAAACGATTGCAGTTTATATGGAGTTAAAAGGTGAAAATTCTTTTAAAATCTCCGCTTTTCGAAAGGCTGCTTCAGCGCTTGAAACAGATAATCGTAGCTTGTTGGAAATACCTGACTTTACCACTTTGACTGGAATTGGCAAAGGTACAGCAAGTGTAATAGAGGAATACATCCAAACAGCCCATTCAACTGTTTTAAAAGGGCTAAAGGAGGAAGTTCCAGCTGGATTAATTCCTTTACTTCAGCTCCCAGGCTTAGGTGGAAAAAAGATTGCCAAGCTTTATAAAGAGTTAGCCATTGAAAATGCAGCTGACCTCGAATTAGCCTGTCGGGAAGGTAAGGTACAAGGATTAGCAGGCTTCGGAAAGAAAACAGAAGAGAAAATATTAGCCTCCATTCTCCAGGTTGGAACAAGACCGGATCGATTTCCAATTGCAGTTGTAATACCAATTGCTGAAGCAATTGAAGCGGCACTGGCTAACTTCGATAAGGTTGAAAAGTATTCTAGGGCTGGCAGTTTGCGCAGAATGAGAGAAACGGTAAAAGACTTAGATTTTATCATTGCAACAAACGATCCCAATAGGATAAAAGAACAACTTTTGAACCTTCCTAATATAAAAGAAATCATTGCGGCAGGAAATACGAAAGTTTCTCTGACTTTTGCGTTGAGCTATGCTATATCTGTCGATTTTCGGATTGTAAGCCCTGAGCAGTATGCGTCAACACTCCTTCATTTTACAGGGTCAAAGGATCACAATGTTAAAATGAGGCAGCTTGCAAAGGAACGCGGAGAAAAAATAAGTGAATATGGTGTTGAAAATATTGAAACAGGGGAAATCTTGACCTTTGAAAATGAACCTGAATTTTACCAGCATTTTGGTTTGCCATTTATTCCACCAGAAATTCGTGAGGATGGAAATGAAGTAGATAATTTTTCAGACGAGGCCAGGCTAATTACCCTGAAGGACATTAAAGGTGACCTTCATATGCATTCAACCTGGAGTGACGGTGCTTATTCGATTGAAGAAATGGTTGAGGCTTGTCGCTCACGAGGTTATCAATATATGGCGATAACCGATCATTCTCAGTATTTAAAGGTTGCCAATGGCCTAACCGCTGTTAGATTGAGACAGCAACGTGAAGAAATAAAACGATTGAACGAAAAGTATTCTGATTTTACGGTGCTAGCTGGTGTTGAAATGGATATTTTACCAGATGGAACCCTTGACTATGATGATGAGCTGTTGGCAGAAATGGATCTTGTCATTGCTTCGATTCATTCTGCATTTTCCCAACCAAAGGAAAAAATAATGGAGCGGTTGAAGGCGGCCTTGTTGAATGCCCATGTCGATATTATCGCTCATCCGACCGGGAGAATTATTGGTCGAAGAGAAGGCTACGAAGTTGATATCGATATGCTAATTGAACTGGCAAAGGAAACTAATACTGCTTTAGAACTTAATGCCAATCCCAATCGCTTAGATTTAAAACCTGAATATTTGAGGCGTGCTCAGGAAGCTGGGGTCATGTTGGTTATTAACACAGACGCCCATAAAATTGATACGCTTGCCCATATGGAAATTGGGGTAGCTGTCGCAACAAAAGGATGGATTGAAAAATCATCGGTCTTGAATGCTTTGGATAAAGAAGAGCTAATAGCCTTCCTTAAGCGGAGAGACCTAACTTAA